One Malania oleifera isolate guangnan ecotype guangnan chromosome 9, ASM2987363v1, whole genome shotgun sequence DNA segment encodes these proteins:
- the LOC131163423 gene encoding 3-ketoacyl-CoA synthase 7 yields the protein MPTALHQVPPATSLKLARDEIETVLFTAVGDLLSRHRINPKNIDILVSNCSLFCPTPSITAAIINKFGFRSNVKSISLSGMGCSAGILSINLAKDLLKVHKNSLALVLSMEAVNPNGYCGQVKSMLLANVLFRMGGAAILLSNRNQDKWTAKYKLQHLVRTHMGSDDESYLSVIQEQDEDGLVGVSLSRDLLKVAANALRTNISVLGPHVLPYSEQFSYGWSVLCRSIWPPSRLKGIYVPDFRRAFEHFCIHAGGRAVIDAVEENLRLQKEDGEASRMTLYRFGNTSSSSVWYELCYLEAKGKVKKGDRIWQIAFGSGFKCNSAVWKCITDLKTTKINAWSDRIHLYPVEVPKEF from the coding sequence ATGCCTACTGCTTTGCATCAGGTCCCACCCGCTACCTCTTTGAAACTTGCTAGAGACGAAATTGAAACAGTTCTTTTCACAGCTGTGGGAGATCTTCTTTCCAGACACCGCATAAATCCTAAAAACATTGACATTCTAGTGTCAAATTGCAGCCTCTTCTGCCCAACACCATCCATCACTGCTGCAATCATAAACAAGTTTGGATTCCGAAGCAATGTCAAAAGCATCAGCTTGAGTGGAATGGGTTGCAGTGCAGGAATCCTTTCTATAAATTTGGCAAAAGATCTTCTGAAAGTCCACAAGAACTCATTAGCATTGGTTCTTAGTATGGAAGCGGTAAATCCCAATGGCTACTGTGGGCAGGTCAAGTCCATGCTCTTAGCCAATGTTCTATTCAGGATGGGAGGAGCTGCCATTCTATTATCCAACAGGAATCAAGACAAATGGACCGCCAAATATAAGCTTCAACACTTAGTCCGAACCCACATGGGATCTGATGATGAATCGTACCTGTCTGTTATCCAAGAACAGGATGAAGATGGGTTAGTTGGGGTGTCACTGTCGAGGGATCTGTTAAAGGTGGCAGCCAATGCCTTGAGAACCAACATATCAGTACTAGGTCCACACGTCCTGCCATACTCTGAACAGTTCAGCTATGGATGGTCAGTGTTATGCCGGAGTATTTGGCCTCCATCAAGACTGAAGGGAATATACGTGCCAGATTTCAGAAGGGCTTTCGAGCACTTCTGCATACATGCGGGAGGAAGGGCCGTCATTGATGCTGTGGAGGAAAATCTCAGGCTGCAGAAGGAAGATGGAGAAGCTTCGAGGATGACATTATATAGATTTGGTAACACATCATCTTCATCAGTTTGGTATGAACTTTGCTATCTGGAAGCAAAAGGGAAGGTGAAGAAGGGAGACAGAATATGGCAGATTGCATTTGGCAGCGGCTTTAAGTGCAACAGCGCAGTTTGGAAGTGCATTACAGATCTTAAAACAACCAAAATAAATGCCTGGTCCGATAGGATCCATTTGTACCCCGTGGAAGTCCCAAAAGAGTTCTAA